A window of the Cutaneotrichosporon cavernicola HIS019 DNA, chromosome: 6 genome harbors these coding sequences:
- a CDS encoding uncharacterized protein (Protein of unknown function (DUF952)) has product MAQNPQYVYKIIPSASVDSRFYFNQPLAASDTIMMTELDLKDGFVHMSTVQQVPGVLKRFFDNVPSVAILRMDYGRLSAFKRVTWDQTSSGESYPHLHAQIEGENVDSFKEIERNQSWDDSLQALSNWLV; this is encoded by the exons ATGGCACAAAACCCCCAATACGTCTACAAGATCATCCCCTCGGCTTCAGTCGACAGCCG CTTCTACTTCAACCAGCCGCTTGCAGCATCGGACACGATCATGAtgaccgagctcgacctcaaggacggGTTCGTTCACATGTCCACGGTTCAGCAGGTTCCCGGTGTACTGAAGCGCTTCTTTGACAACGTCCCGTccgtcgccatcctccgcATGGACTATGGGCGTCTTTCGGCCTTTAAGCGCGTCACTTGGGACCAGACCTCGAGTGGCGAGA GTTACCCCCACCTTCACGCCCAGATTGAGGGCGAGAATGTCGACAGCTTcaaggagattgagcgCAATCAGAGCTGGGACGACTCTCTGCAGGCGCTTTCCAACTGGCTTGTTTGA
- a CDS encoding uncharacterized protein (Major Facilitator Superfamily) produces the protein MIEPIEAELARPPIFNKQQELTLRDEEVERDGAVTGNNDSDQNTLHEQPITQKAKGRIIVDFEHGSKENPRNWGYGRKWFCTLSCALLCLTVALGSAMPTGDLKSQAETLHVSMEAIFLSISLFVLGFGVGPLAFAPLSELIGRKTVYSISISLYFLFTLPSCLAKNIATMLAGRMIAGIASSAPMTNVGGSIADIWAVEERGIPMAIFSSTLFMGPCLGPLFGGWISLKTGQWRWIYWVLFILCGVVAAFTFVMPETYEPILLRRKAAKLNKENNTDVYVSKHDLDAVPFNQQLKTSLLRPFTLMFCEPIILFMSFYLSFIYSLLYALFFAFPIAFEEIRGWNIGMTGVSFVSIILGISLAMAIMPIQERLYARHCKNGPIPEARLYPMLVGAIIMPISLFVFAFTSYKGMHWIGPAIAGVLFGFSMLVIYISANSYIVDSYSNFAASAVAAKTFMRSCIGASVPLWITQCYHNMGFQYAGLLLAIIGCAIGPIAYIFFFYGQRVRERSTRATKG, from the exons ATGATCGAACCCATCGAGGCCGAACTGGCCCGCCCGCCCATCTTCAACAAGCAACAGGAGTTGACTctccgcgacgaggaggtcgagcgcgacgggGCCGTCACTGGCAACAACGATTCCGACCAGAACACTCTCCACGAGCAGCCCATAACCCAAAAAGCCAAGGGTCGCATCATTGTCGACTTTGAGCACGGAAGCAAGGAGAACCCACGCAACTGGGGCTACGGTCGAAAGTGGTTCTGCACCCTCTCTTGTGCCCTCCTCTGTCTTACTGTCGCCCTTGGGTCTGCCATGCCTACTGGTGACCTCAAGTCGCAGGCAGAAACCCTCCACGTCTCCATGGAGGCCATCTTCTTGAGCATTTCGCTCTTCGTTCTCGGTTTCGGTGTCGGCCCTCTTGCCTTTGCGCCTC TCTCCGAGCTCATTGGCCGCAAGACCGTCTACTCCATCTCAATCTCCCTCTACTTCCTCTTCACCCTCCCCTCGTGCCTTGCCAAGAACATTGCGACCATGCTTGCTGGTCGTATGATCGCTGGTATCGCTTCTTCCGCTCCCATGACCAACGTCGGTGGATCGATTGCCGACATCTGggctgtcgaggagcgtggCATCCCCATGgccatcttctcctccaccctctTCATGGGTCCCTGTCTTGGTCCCCTCTTCGGTGGCTGGATCTCGCTCAAGACTGGCCAGTGGCGTTGGATCTACTGGgtcctcttcatcctctgTGGTGTCGTCGCTGCCTTTACCTTTGTCATGCCCGAGACCTACGAgcccatcctcctccgccgcaaggccgccaagctcaacaaGGAGAACAACACCGATGTCTACGTCTCCAagcacgacctcgacgctgtCCCCTTCAACCAGCAGCTCAAGACGTcgctcctccgcccctTTACCCTCATGTTCTGCGAGCCGATCATCCTCTTCATGTCGTTCTACCTTTCCTTCATCTACTCGCTTCTCTACGCCCTCTTCTTTGCGTTCCCCATCGCCTTTGAGGAGATCCGTGGTTGGAACATTGGTATGACCGGTGTCTCGTTCGTCTCGATTATCCTCGGCATCAGCCTCGCCATGGCCATCATGCCCATCCAGGAGAGGCTGTACGCTCGTCACTGCAAGAACGGCCCTATTCCAGAGGCTCGTCTCTATCCCATGCTTGTTGGTGCCATCATCATGCCGATCTCGCTCTTCGTCTTCGCATTCACCTCGTACAAGGGCATGCACTGGATCGGCCCTGCCATTGCCGGTGTCCTGTTCGGCTTCTCGATGCTTGTCATCTACATCTCGGCCAACTCGTACATTGTCGACTCGTACTCCAACTttgccgcctcggccgtcgcTGCCAAGACCTTTATGCGTTCGTGCATTGGCGCCTCGGTTCCTCTGTGGATCACGCAGTGCTACCACAACATGGGATTCCAGTACGCTggtcttctcctcgccatcatcgGTTGTGCCATTGGGCCCATCGCCTACATTTTCTTCTTCTATGGCCAGCGTGTGCGTGAGCGCTCGACCCGTGCCACCAAGGGGTAA
- a CDS encoding uncharacterized protein (Putative FMN-binding domain), whose protein sequence is MHIRADHAELDVGVLQDFIKNFPLGQLTTAIKTQHGPTIQTSHMPFVLDPGTDGSPGVLRGHMARANPQSKALREAAAASPKFTLDDEVLILFNAPVNAYVTPNFYVATKPDSGKVVPTWNYAAVQVYGRITVLAENDDAAGTFLAKQLDDLTDLLEGRAPHEKKWKVSDAPERYTDLLKKAIIGIQIKIDRIEGRFKLSQEMVDGDWSGVVQGFAALGTTEGLKMSKMVEERGKSRNLKV, encoded by the coding sequence ATGCACATCCGCGCCGAccacgccgagcttgaTGTCGGAGTCCTTCAGGACTTTATCAAGAATTTCCCTCTCGGCCAGTTGACGACCGCGATCAAGACCCAGCATGGCCCGACGATCCAGACGTCGCACATGCCGTTCGTTCTGGACCCCGGGACAGACGGCTCGCCCGGCGTCTTGCGGGGACACATGGCGCGCGCCAACCCGCAGTCCAAGGCGCTTCGTGAGGCCGCGGCTGCGTCGCCAAAATTTacgctcgacgacgaagtGCTCATTCTCTTCAACGCGCCAGTGAACGCCTATGTCACGCCCAACTTTTACGTGGCCACAAAGCCCGACTCTGGCAAGGTTGTGCCGACTTGGAACTATGCCGCTGTGCAAGTGTACGGCCGCATCACGGTGCTGGCCGAGAACGACGATGCGGCGGGTACATTCTTGgccaagcagctcgacgacctcacAGACCTGTTGGAGGGCCGGGCGCCGCACGAGAAGAAGTGGAAGGTGTCGGACGCACCAGAGCGGTACACGGACCTGCTCAAGAAAGCAATTATCGGGATCCAGATCAAGATTGACCGTATCGAGGGCCGCTTCAAGCTCTCGCAGGAGATGGTCGATGGAGACTGGAGCGGCGTGGTCCAAGGATTTGCGGCTCTCGGTACAACTGAGGGTCTGAAGATGTCCAagatggtcgaggagcgcggcaAGTCGCGTAACCTCAAGGTCTAG
- a CDS encoding uncharacterized protein (Glycosyltransferase Family 4), with the protein MPLLSPPLTPKFAPNASRGRRQHYAGRTHPPSPLAIPDAFVLPPPLDTIPDDDIPEAALPPPTTAKTPNATDEHAWRPFMSPEERDAREAWISGARGRSGLRIVIVTENFLPKVDGVTRTLARLLEHLEREGHLCMLLGPGTGMSHYASHPLVGTAGVPLVVYPGLKLNFLRPKFLRTIQDFQPDVVHFVDPIWLGAQTLVALELGWAGEDWVGDGGPAIGTGISGAVVASYHTNLATYATLFGLSWLEPVMWRLQKWLYSKTKLTLCPSPSTRDMLESQSFANVRLWPRGVDLSQFSRKQRCPKMRSNWGVGDSPEERQGSHFSGRKTSLPLTPPASPIVTATGAASNPLPERIVLLYVGRMSWEKNLVLLLKAYGRLRVMLPPASIPKLVFVGDGPARTELQSICSDEGYDAMFMGHRSGVELAQCYASADVFAFPSFTETFGQVVLEALASGMPVVGLDAEGTRDLVSHRQTGLLLPLPLHSDSPSRAWPTICRDTANPLFQDSEMHSDDTEHSSPSPSSPSPYGK; encoded by the exons ATGCCGCTGCTATCACCACCTCTAACGCCCAAGTTTGCGCCCAACGCATCGCGGGGCAGGCGACAGCACTACGCCGGACGCACACATCCGCCCTCCCCGCTTGCAATCCCCGACGCCTTcgtcctcccaccaccTCTCGACACGAtccccgacgacgacataCCAGAGGCCGCCTTGCCGCCTCCGACCACCGCAAAGACGCCAAACGCGACAGACGAGCACGCCTGGCGCCCCTTCATGTCTCCTGAGGAGAGGGACGCACGCGAGGCGTGGATCTCGGGCGCTAGAGGGCGCAGCGGGCTCCGGATCGTCATTGTTACTG AGAACTTTCTGCCCAAGGTCGATGGCGTCACGCGCACTcttgcgcgcctgctcgagcacctcgagcgcgagggccACCTGTGCATGCTTCTCGGTCCGGGCACTGGAATG AGCCACTACGCATCTCACCCACTCGTTGGTACAGCGGGCGTACCACTGGTCGTGTACCCcggcctcaagctcaaTTTCCTGCGGCCCAAGTTTCTGCGCACCATCCAGGACTTTCAGCCAGACGTCGTGCACTTTGTAGACCCTATCTGGCTGGGCGCGCAGACTCTTGTggctctcgagctcggctggGCTGGAGAAGACTGGGTTGGTGATGGAGGCCCTGCCATCGGCACAGGTATAAgcggcgccgtcgtcgccagtTACCACACCAATTTGGCCACGTACGCGACCTTGTTCGGCCTCTCATGGCTCGAGCCAGTCATGTGGCGCCTCCAGAAGTGGCTTTACTCAAA GACCAAGCTCACGCTCTgcccctcgccgtcgacacgcgacatgctcgagtCGCAGAGCTTTGCAAATGTGCGATTGTggccgcgcggcgtcgatcTTTCCCAGTTCTCGCGCAAGCAGCGGTGCCCCAAAATGCGCTCGAATTGGGGTGTCGGCGACTCGCCCGAGGAGCGCCAGGGCAGTCACTTTTCTGGACGCAAGACCAGCCTCCCCCTCACGCCGCCAGCAAGTCCTATCGTCACGGCGACCGGAGCCGCGTCTAACCCGCTCCCGGAACGCATTGTACTGTTGTACGTCGGACGCATGTCGTGGGAGAAGAACCTTGTGCTTCTCCTCAAAGCGTACGGAAGGCTTCGCGTTATGCTCCCGCCTGCCTCCATTCCCAAGCTCGTTTTTGTCGGTGACGGGCCTGCGCGCACCGAACTTCAGAGCATATGTTCCGACGAGGGTTACGACGCAATGTTCATGGGCCACCGCAGCGGCGTCGAACTTGCACAGTGTTACGCTTCCGCCGACGTCTTTGCCTTTCCGAGCTTTACCGAGACGTTTGGGCAggttgtcctcgaggcgcttgccTCTGGTATgcccgtcgtcggccttgacgccgagggaacacgcgacctcgtctCACACAGGCAGACAGGCCTgctcctcccccttcccctccacTCGGACAGCCCGTCCCGCGCCTGGCCGACCATCTGTCGCGACACCGCCAACCCGCTCTTCCAGGA TTCCGAGATGCACAGCGACGACACCGAACACTCGTCGCCAAGTCCGAGTTCTCCGAGTCCCTATGGCAAGTAA
- the NGL2 gene encoding uncharacterized protein (Endonuclease/Exonuclease/phosphatase family), which translates to MPPPPHLTPAQIAKQAERKAAKLARKAAMDNPRQLTPDEAASRRIIDRRWMTVGPKPQHGTHTARVVTWNMLAQTLVRRDLFPGSDCLRWSDRKAMLQAEMERYAETDVICLQECDRLPDMRAAVPGHEAIEARGPGKLHGLVVLYRTARWRVRASRAVQLDLEHLNPGEGAEARGGSRATKNMCLIVALEDTSTPGKGIVVATTHLFWHPKFEYERTRQIIVLLRAIRKLQTKEGIEGWPAMLAGDLNSQPAETAYQILAAPSVPLHPEIVESLNLSRLVHTNVAKIGVEPGSEPPSESASGTATPAVKEKDDEDELPDTDERSIAGTRRPIPGDGIATLDELLAMAAEVLPTPARSAYGVTEWGSETYAARGGFKNSTGAGGNEPAYTCFTPLFKLTLDYLFVLPRKGVEFTQVLEPPKVADLGEGLPRKGISASDHLPVACEISWTP; encoded by the exons ATGCCGCCCCCCCCTCACCTGACTCCCGCCCAGATCGCCAAGCAAGCAGAGCGCAAGgctgccaagctcgcccGCAAGGCGGCAATGGACAATCCTCGCCAGCTGACGCCTGATGAGGCCGCAAGCCGGCGCATCATCGACCGGCGCTGGATGACTGTCGGCCCAAAGCCACAGCACGGCACGCACACGGCTCGCGTGGTGACTTGGAAC ATGTTGGCACAGACACTCGTCCGCCGCGACCTCTTCCCGGGCTCAGACTGTCTGCGATGGAGCGACCGCAAGGCGATGCTCCAAgccgagatggagcgcTACGCTGAAACGGACGTCATTTGTCTCCAGGAATGCGATAGGCTGCCGGAcatgcgcgccgccgtgccGGGGCACGAGGCGATCGAGGCCCGTGGGCCGGGAAAGCTCCACGGGTTGGTGGTGCTGTACCGCACTGCTCGGTGGCGCGTGCGTGCGTCTCGCGCTGTTCAACTCGACTTGGAACACCTCAATCCTGGTGAGGGGGCtgaggcgcgcggcggcagccGAGCGACAAAGAACATGTGCCTGatcgtcgcgctcgaggacacgAGCACGCCCGGAAAGGGCATTGTCGTTGCTACTACACATCT CTTCTGGCACCCCAAGTTTGAATATGAGCGGACACGGCAGATCATTGTGCTCCTCCGCGCTATCCGCAAATTACAGACCAAGGAGGGGATCGAGGGGTGGCCTGCAATGTTGGCAGGAG ACCTCAACTCCCAGCCGGCTGAGACAGCGTACCAGATCCTCGCAGCGCCCAGTGTCCCGCTCCATCCCGAGATTGTCGAATCGCTCAACTTGTCTCGGCTGGTCCATACGAATGTAGCCAAGATCGGGGTAGAGCCCGGAAGCGAGCCGCCCTCGGAATCGGCGAGCGGGACAGCCACGCCTGCagtcaaggagaaggacgacgaggacgagttgcCCGATACGGACGAGCGGTCGATTGCCGGCACACGCCGACCGATTCCGGGGGACGGCATCGCCACACTCGATGAGCTGCTCGCCATGGCTGCAGAGGTGTTGCCGACTCCGGCGCGTAGCGCTTATGGTGTTACGGAATGGGGTAGCGAAACATACGCTGCGCGTGGAGGATTCAAGAACTCGACTGGCGCCGGCGGGAATGAGCCAGCCTACACTTGCTTTACGCCGCTGTTCAAGCTCACACTTG ACTACCTCTTCGTGCTGCCGAGAAAGGGTGTTGAGTTCACCCAAGTCCTCGAGCCGCCCAAGGTAGCTGACCTGGGTGAGGGACTGCCCCGTAAGGGTATCTCGGCGAGCGACCACTTGCCTGTCGCCTGTGAAATTTCGTGGACTCCGTGA
- the PDI1 gene encoding uncharacterized protein (Thioredoxin-like domain), which yields MRLSALVALLPAIAGVLASDVLDLNKETFMTEVYDEDLALVEFFAPWCGHCKNLAPHYEEAATTLKGENIKLAKVDCTQEEAVCKQYEVQGYPTLKVFRKGEPTNYNGPREAEGIIAYMRKQALPAVSVLTTDDHDEFTTKDNVVVIAYGDDAHPVPESFTQFADVARENYLFGKVEGSSLPELPKGTKLPALMVYKKFDEGKAVYEDDFAKDNLGDIMGWVNAQAVPLFDEIGPKNFAKYAESGLPLGFLFMDPKDETTRDEIRKESSDLFKEHRGKLNFVWIDGEKFGEYGKSLGVNPESQPGFVIQNLQEQTKFLMPEAFNAKSLSKFVKKFVAGDVAPHIKSQPIPESQDGPVYKLTSLGWDQLFEQTDKDIFVEFYAPWCGHCQRLAPIWDSLGESYKSANVVIAQMDATENDLPAGLPFRVEGFPTLKFRAAGSEEFIEYEGDRSLESLTEFIETNGKAPKVEKKETEADKPAEEEEEAPSKRDEL from the exons ATGAGGCTTTCGGCTCTTGTCGCCCTTCTTCCCGCCATTGctggcgtcctcgccagTGATGTCCTTGACCTCAACAAGGAGACCTTTATGACTGAGGTCTACGATGAGgacctcgcccttgtcgaGTTCTTCGCCCCTT GGTGTGGACACTGCAAGAA CCTCGCTCCTCACTACGAGGAGGCCGCGACCAccctcaagggcgagaatATCAAGCTGGCCAAGGTCGACTGCAcccaggaggaggccgtcTGCAAGCAGTACGAAGTGCAGGGCTACCCCACTCTCAAGGTGTTCCGCAAAGGCGAGCCTACCAACTACAACGGGCCCCGCGAGGCCGAAGGCATCATCGCATACATGCGCAAGCAGGCTCTCCCTGCTGTTTCTGTCCTTACAACCGATGACCACGACGAGTTCACCACCAAGGACAATGT cgtcgtcatcgcctacggcgacgacgcccaCCCCGTTCCCGAGTCATTCACTCAgttcgccgacgtcgcgcgcgagaacTACCTGTTCGGCAAGGTTGAGGGCTCGTCGCTCCCTGAGCTGCCGAAGGGCACCAAGCTCCCGGCGCTGATGGTCTACAAGAAGTttgacgagggcaaggccgtctacgaggacgactttgCCAAGGACAACCTTGGCGACATCATGGGCTGGGTGAACGCCCAGGCCGTCCCACTCTTTGACGAGATTGGCCCCAAGAACTTTGCCAAGTACGCCGAGTCAGGTCTCCCTCTCGGCTTCCTCTTTATGGaccccaaggacgagaCGACTCGCGACGAGATCCGCAAGGAGTCTAGCGATCTCTTCAAGGAGCACCGCGGCAAGCTCAACTTTGTCTGGATCGACGGTGAGAAGTTTGGCGAGTACGGCAAGTCGCTTGGCGTCAACCCCGAGTCGCAGCCCGGCTTTGTCATCCAGAACCTTCAGGAGCAGACCAAGTTCCTGATGCCCGAGGCCTTCAACGCCAAGTCGCTCTCCAAGTTTGTCAAGAAGTTTGTCgctggcgacgtcgccccCCACATCAAGTCGCAGCCCATCCCCGAGTCGCAGGACGGCCCCGTCTACAAGCTCACCTCGCTTGGTTGGGACCAGCTCTTTGAGCAGACCGACAAGGACATCTTTGTCGAGTTCTACGCCCCATGGTGCGGTCACTGCC AGCGTCTCGCCCCCATCTGGGACTCTCTCGGTGAGAGCTACAAGAGCGCAAacgtcgtcatcgcccAGATGGACGCGACCGAGAACGACCTTCCCGCCGGCCTTCCCTTCCGTGTCGAGGGCTTCCCGACTCTCAAGTTCCGCGCCGCTGGCTCTGAGGAGTTCATTGAGTACGAGGGTGACCGCTCGCTGGAGAGCCTTACCGAGTTCATCGAGACCAACGGCAAGGCCcccaaggtcgagaagaaggagaccGAGGCTGACAAGcctgccgaggaggaggaggaagctcCCTCTAAGCGTGACGAGCTCTAA
- a CDS encoding uncharacterized protein (Carbon-nitrogen hydrolase), which translates to MPFILSHDPARRPRLLVINPNATEAFTESIRNTLNADVELDFYTAPAAHAPPCIEGVTDMILSAAACLVELRAHVDKWDGFVVACFSGHPLVQALRELSTAPVVSILEASLLMGSSLGSRVGILTTSPRWEPLLERDIAAMGLSKKNSAGIVSSGLAVLDLEELPRSSVIKVLCTAAADVLQDRRGADVIILGCAGMVGLEAAIADSCQLGLVVLDPVRCGLELCLSLMRMGAKTSKVGIYAPA; encoded by the exons ATGCCGTTCATCCTCTCACACGATCCCGCCAGGCGGCCTCGCCTGCTCGTCATCAACCCGAACGCGACAGAG GCATTTACAGAGAGTATCCGGAACACGTTGAatgccgacgtcgagctcgactttTACACTGCGCCGGCCGCCCATGCGCCTCCTTGTATCGAGGGAGTCACGGACATGATCCTGTCGGCCGCAGCGTGTCTCGTCGAATTACGCGCACACGTCGATAAGTGGGATGGC TTTGTGGTCGCGTGCTTCTCTGGCCACCCTCTAGTGCAGGCGCTTCGCGAGTTGAGCACCGCTCCCGTCGTGTCCATTCTCGAGGCATCGCTTCTTATGGGGAGCAGTCTCGGTTCGCGCGTTGGTATCCTcaccacctcgccgcggTGGGAACCTCtactcgagcgcgacattgCCGCAATGGGCTTGAGCAAGAAGAATTCCGCAGGTATCGTGTCCTCTGGCTTGGCGGTGCTCGATCTCGAAGAACTGCCACGCAGTTCAGTCATCAAGGTCCTCTGTACGGCAGCCGCCGACGTGCTCCAGGACCGCCGGGGCGCCGACGTAATCATCCTAGGATGCGCTGGCATGGTTGGTCTCGAGGCTGCAATAGCCGATTCGTGCCAGCTAGGCTTGGTGGTGCTCGACCCCGTGCGGTGTGGACTCGAGTTGTGCCTCAGTCTCATGCGCATGGGTGCCAAGACTAGCAAGGTTGGCATCTATGCGCCGGCTTGA